One Falsihalocynthiibacter arcticus DNA segment encodes these proteins:
- a CDS encoding chaperone modulator CbpM: protein MMTEAEVLAKVQGLSVTRLRICVQEAWVAPATGQSGPLFDDLDLARLQLIADLNEDMEVNDEALPIILSLIDQLNANRRLFHALDQAINAQEVDIQENIVACIVDAAGQKT from the coding sequence ATGATGACCGAAGCGGAAGTTCTGGCAAAAGTCCAAGGATTGAGTGTCACGCGACTCCGGATTTGCGTTCAAGAAGCGTGGGTGGCCCCCGCCACGGGTCAAAGCGGCCCCCTCTTTGACGACCTTGATCTCGCACGCCTGCAACTTATTGCCGACCTCAACGAAGATATGGAGGTCAATGACGAAGCCCTGCCGATCATTCTATCGCTGATCGACCAATTGAACGCAAACCGGCGCCTTTTTCACGCATTAGATCAGGCGATCAACGCGCAAGAGGTCGACATTCAAGAGAATATCGTTGCGTGTATTGTGGACGCAGCAGGGCAAAAAACGTAA
- a CDS encoding fasciclin domain-containing protein: MKTTLKATVTALALSLAAGTANAANIVEIAAGDERFTTLVAAVQAAGLAETLSGPGPFTVYAPVNDAFAALPEGTVETLLMPENKGQLTNVLLYHVDDRKLTANMIPMGSTYFAPILDSERLCITAGSDGVMIADGTGEMANVIIADIMADNGVIHVVDKVLLPGTRPACN, translated from the coding sequence ATGAAAACGACATTGAAAGCCACAGTCACCGCCCTTGCTCTTAGCCTTGCCGCAGGCACTGCGAATGCCGCTAATATCGTTGAGATTGCCGCCGGAGATGAGCGTTTCACGACCCTTGTGGCCGCCGTTCAAGCGGCTGGACTTGCGGAAACGCTCTCGGGTCCTGGACCCTTCACAGTTTACGCGCCGGTGAATGATGCTTTTGCCGCCTTGCCCGAAGGCACAGTTGAAACATTGTTGATGCCCGAGAACAAAGGCCAGCTCACAAACGTGCTGCTTTACCACGTGGATGACCGCAAATTGACCGCCAATATGATTCCCATGGGTTCGACTTATTTCGCACCGATTTTGGACAGTGAACGCCTGTGTATCACTGCTGGAAGTGACGGCGTTATGATCGCGGATGGAACTGGCGAAATGGCGAATGTCATCATCGCGGATATCATGGCCGACAATGGTGTGATCCATGTGGTCGACAAAGTGTTGCTGCCCGGCACGCGTCCAGCCTGCAACTAA
- a CDS encoding SAM-dependent methyltransferase, with protein sequence MLFLSKRVKHEFLDTCARITTGSLRLRTPEGEVYDFGAGSPAAEMQIHDWSVVPALAWRGDIGLGETYVAGLWDTPSVENLTRIALLNMEQFSGYAYAGFWNSLKFRVVDRLMRANTRGGAARNIRAHYDVGNEFYQLWLDESMTYSSALFSEGDTDLTRGQNRKYDRILERLGQGERVLEIGCGWGGFAERAAESGRHVTGLTISPSQKGYADARLDGRADILLQDYRASQGTFDSIVSIEMIEAVGQKYWPTYFATLKARLAENGSAMVQAITVPDSYFDTYQRGSDYIRHYTFPGGMLLSNAVISEQARQAGLVVKDVYNFGADYARTCAVWNDRLNQKSERIRKLGFDDGFLRNWQFYLGICAASFAVGQTDVVQVELAHA encoded by the coding sequence ATGCTTTTTCTAAGTAAGCGTGTGAAACACGAATTTTTGGACACCTGCGCCCGTATCACCACGGGCAGTTTGCGCCTGCGTACACCTGAGGGCGAAGTTTATGATTTTGGTGCGGGCTCCCCTGCAGCCGAGATGCAAATCCACGACTGGTCCGTGGTGCCCGCCCTTGCGTGGCGCGGCGATATTGGACTGGGCGAGACCTATGTGGCAGGTCTGTGGGATACGCCTTCTGTCGAAAACCTTACGCGTATCGCCCTGCTCAATATGGAACAGTTCAGCGGTTACGCCTATGCGGGCTTTTGGAACAGCCTGAAGTTTCGCGTGGTGGATCGTTTGATGCGGGCCAATACGCGTGGAGGGGCGGCACGCAATATCCGCGCCCATTATGATGTTGGCAATGAATTTTACCAGCTTTGGCTGGATGAAAGCATGACCTATTCCTCCGCGCTTTTTTCGGAGGGTGACACCGATTTGACGCGCGGGCAAAACCGCAAATATGACCGCATTCTTGAACGTCTGGGGCAAGGCGAGCGCGTGCTGGAAATCGGCTGTGGCTGGGGTGGATTTGCCGAACGGGCGGCCGAAAGCGGGCGCCATGTCACGGGGCTGACGATCTCTCCGAGCCAAAAAGGCTACGCGGATGCGCGCCTTGACGGGCGGGCGGACATCCTCTTGCAAGACTATCGCGCCAGCCAAGGGACGTTTGACAGCATCGTGTCGATTGAGATGATTGAAGCGGTGGGGCAAAAATATTGGCCAACCTATTTCGCGACACTCAAAGCACGCTTGGCCGAGAACGGCAGTGCCATGGTTCAAGCGATAACGGTGCCAGACAGCTATTTCGATACCTACCAGCGGGGCTCTGACTATATACGCCACTATACGTTTCCCGGCGGAATGCTGTTGTCCAACGCGGTCATTTCCGAACAGGCGCGGCAGGCGGGGTTAGTCGTAAAGGACGTTTATAACTTTGGGGCTGATTACGCGCGGACCTGCGCCGTATGGAATGACCGTTTGAACCAGAAATCGGAGCGCATTCGCAAGCTGGGCTTTGATGACGGGTTCCTGCGCAATTGGCAATTCTACCTCGGCATTTGCGCGGCGTCCTTTGCCGTCGGGCAAACCGATGTCGTTCAAGTGGAGTTGGCGCATGCCTAA
- a CDS encoding DnaJ C-terminal domain-containing protein has product MSKTIQDPYAELGVKSTATDAEIKKAFRALAKKLHPDINVGDAASQDRFKAISAAYTFLTDKEKKRRFDAGEIDASGAEKPDRSFYKDFSSNGPRHRYEPEGNFDGFGDIFSRAFGGDPRYGARQGANMPMRGGDLRFHLTISFRDAITGAKQQLTPPNGSKLEVSIPAGIKEGQTLRLAGRGQPGINGGPAGDALIEISVAPDVIFTRDGDDILLDLPISIDEAVLGASVEVPTVKGRVKLRIPAGSSSGRVMRIKERGAPSGKGKIGDQLVTLKIVLPDEISESLVSAMEDLRTSGGYGARDGWKGESK; this is encoded by the coding sequence GTGTCAAAAACAATTCAAGACCCCTATGCAGAGCTTGGCGTCAAATCCACGGCAACCGATGCGGAAATCAAGAAGGCCTTTCGCGCCCTTGCCAAAAAGCTGCACCCCGATATCAACGTGGGAGATGCCGCAAGTCAGGACAGGTTCAAAGCGATTTCCGCCGCCTATACCTTCCTCACGGACAAGGAAAAAAAGCGCCGGTTTGATGCGGGGGAAATCGACGCCTCGGGGGCGGAGAAACCGGACAGAAGCTTCTATAAGGATTTCTCGTCAAACGGCCCGCGGCACCGCTATGAACCCGAGGGGAACTTCGACGGTTTTGGCGATATTTTCTCTCGTGCCTTTGGGGGCGATCCTAGATACGGCGCCAGACAAGGGGCGAATATGCCGATGCGCGGGGGCGATTTGCGCTTTCACCTGACCATTAGTTTTCGCGATGCAATCACGGGTGCCAAACAACAATTGACGCCACCTAACGGTAGTAAACTTGAAGTTTCGATCCCCGCTGGCATCAAAGAAGGGCAAACCCTGCGCCTTGCGGGGCGCGGTCAACCCGGGATCAACGGCGGCCCTGCAGGGGACGCTCTGATTGAAATATCTGTAGCACCCGACGTCATTTTCACCCGCGACGGAGATGATATTCTTCTTGACCTTCCGATCTCTATTGACGAGGCGGTTTTAGGCGCATCGGTGGAAGTTCCGACGGTAAAGGGCCGCGTAAAATTGCGCATTCCTGCTGGTTCAAGCAGCGGGCGCGTTATGCGCATCAAGGAGCGCGGGGCCCCGTCTGGCAAAGGTAAAATCGGCGATCAATTGGTGACGCTCAAGATTGTCCTGCCAGACGAGATCAGCGAAAGCCTCGTGAGTGCCATGGAGGACCTGCGAACATCAGGGGGATATGGCGCGCGGGACGGCTGGAAGGGAGAATCGAAATGA
- a CDS encoding DUF1365 domain-containing protein gives MTTGTEYIKGVTTHTRRGAIAHRFKYTVDYVLIDAEGTQENPSFFSRNRFNLMSVYDQDHGGPLKAGTGAKWVRDILAAHGLTRPHLRILLLTQPRVLGYIFNPVSFWLVLEGTDLIAAIAEVSTPFGDRHSYLCHQPDLSPITADTRITMPKALHVSPFQEVAGTYEFSFDIRAEKISIRILHRNGDEGVVACLAGPRVPMTNARLINASLRRPLGALRTMILIHWQALRLKLKGAKYRTRPAPPTTEVT, from the coding sequence ATGACCACAGGTACCGAGTATATCAAAGGGGTCACCACCCATACCCGTCGCGGCGCGATCGCCCATCGATTCAAATATACCGTCGATTATGTGCTCATTGATGCGGAGGGCACGCAGGAAAATCCGTCATTCTTCTCGCGCAATCGGTTCAACCTCATGTCGGTGTACGATCAGGATCACGGTGGCCCACTTAAGGCAGGGACCGGCGCGAAATGGGTCCGCGACATCTTGGCGGCACATGGATTGACCCGCCCGCATTTGCGAATTCTCTTGTTAACACAGCCACGAGTCTTGGGCTATATTTTCAACCCTGTCAGCTTTTGGTTGGTTCTGGAGGGCACCGATTTGATCGCAGCGATTGCCGAAGTCTCGACGCCGTTTGGCGACCGTCACTCCTATTTGTGCCACCAACCCGACCTGTCCCCCATCACCGCCGACACACGGATTACCATGCCGAAAGCCCTGCATGTGTCCCCTTTTCAAGAGGTCGCGGGCACCTATGAATTCAGTTTTGATATCCGCGCAGAGAAAATTTCAATCCGCATTTTGCATCGTAACGGCGATGAGGGTGTCGTCGCCTGTCTGGCGGGACCACGCGTGCCGATGACTAATGCACGCCTCATCAACGCAAGTCTGCGCCGCCCACTTGGGGCCTTGCGCACGATGATCTTGATCCACTGGCAAGCCCTACGTTTGAAACTAAAAGGCGCAAAATATCGCACCCGTCCCGCTCCCCCCACTACCGAGGTAACCTGA
- a CDS encoding DUF2177 family protein has protein sequence MKITILYLSTAVIFFTLDAIGLRLLIKPVFERHIAHLFADPFRVGPALVFYMGYIVGLLWFVSVPALRAGDPTAALIGGVALGLLAYGTYEFTNYATLRDWSLQQVAVDMIWGGVLTGFSAWSGVMITRALA, from the coding sequence ATGAAAATCACGATCCTTTACCTCTCAACAGCGGTAATATTTTTCACGCTCGACGCCATTGGTCTGCGCCTACTGATAAAACCGGTTTTTGAGCGCCACATTGCCCATCTCTTCGCCGACCCATTTCGGGTGGGTCCCGCCCTTGTGTTTTATATGGGGTATATCGTTGGGTTGCTGTGGTTTGTTTCAGTTCCTGCTTTACGTGCAGGAGACCCGACGGCGGCGCTGATTGGTGGGGTTGCCTTGGGGCTTTTGGCTTATGGCACTTATGAATTCACCAATTACGCGACCTTACGGGATTGGTCGCTGCAACAGGTGGCTGTCGATATGATATGGGGCGGCGTTCTGACGGGGTTTTCGGCGTGGAGTGGGGTAATGATTACGCGCGCATTGGCGTAA
- a CDS encoding FAD-binding oxidoreductase, whose protein sequence is MTNIIKLDGTEKIFASDVIEALAGSLRGSVFSQGAVEFDASRTLWNAMVDRQPGLVIRAMGTSDIRAAVNFARKNNLLLAIRSGGHQIAGHAVAEGALLLDLSHMQSVHVDPFAKTARVEPGALLSDVDKETQSHALALPTGINSTTGIAGLTLGGGFGWITRKFGMTIDSLLSVDIVTADGSFLTASADKNADLFWAVRGGGGNFGVVTSFEFRLHEVGPSVLAGLIVHPLEDAPSLLRAYNKIAGSAPDELTVWVVMRKAPPLPFLPEDWHGKLVLVFAACYIGDEADGGESLKQLRGLGNPIADVICEAPFVGWQTAFDPLLAPGMRNYWKSHDFNELSSDAVSVLLKAIATLPDPNSEVFIAHVGGAMARVAEDATAYPQRSAHFIMNVHTRWADESGDATCIGWARKLFDDTAQYSTGSVYVNFMPDDEVGRVSGAYGSNMERLGHVKAKYDPKNLFRLNHNIKPTSVSRAAE, encoded by the coding sequence ATGACCAATATTATTAAATTAGACGGCACAGAAAAGATTTTTGCATCAGACGTGATCGAAGCCCTTGCAGGGTCCCTGCGCGGCAGCGTCTTTTCCCAAGGTGCCGTAGAGTTCGACGCAAGCCGCACGTTATGGAATGCGATGGTCGACCGCCAACCCGGTCTTGTTATTCGGGCGATGGGGACGAGCGACATACGGGCTGCGGTCAATTTTGCGCGTAAAAACAACCTATTACTCGCTATTCGTTCTGGTGGGCATCAGATTGCCGGACATGCCGTGGCCGAGGGCGCGTTGCTTTTGGATCTGTCGCATATGCAAAGTGTCCACGTGGATCCGTTCGCAAAAACGGCCCGCGTGGAGCCGGGGGCTTTGTTGTCTGACGTCGATAAGGAAACCCAATCACATGCCTTGGCCCTGCCTACGGGTATCAACTCCACGACAGGGATTGCGGGGCTTACTCTTGGTGGTGGATTTGGCTGGATCACGCGCAAATTCGGGATGACAATCGACAGTCTTCTGTCCGTTGATATCGTCACCGCGGATGGCAGTTTTTTGACGGCGAGCGCGGACAAAAACGCTGATTTGTTTTGGGCGGTCCGTGGCGGTGGCGGTAACTTTGGCGTTGTTACTTCCTTTGAATTCCGCCTGCATGAAGTGGGGCCTTCCGTACTGGCAGGTCTGATCGTGCATCCGCTTGAAGATGCGCCGTCCTTGCTGCGCGCCTACAACAAAATCGCGGGTTCCGCGCCTGACGAGTTGACCGTCTGGGTTGTTATGCGCAAAGCGCCCCCTTTGCCGTTTCTCCCTGAAGACTGGCACGGCAAACTGGTGCTTGTCTTTGCAGCCTGTTATATTGGGGATGAGGCCGATGGTGGCGAGTCCCTCAAGCAATTGCGTGGGTTGGGAAATCCGATTGCGGATGTGATCTGCGAGGCACCCTTCGTGGGGTGGCAAACCGCGTTTGATCCTTTGCTCGCGCCCGGCATGAGAAACTACTGGAAGAGCCATGATTTCAATGAGCTTTCTAGCGACGCCGTGTCGGTGCTTCTAAAGGCCATCGCAACATTGCCCGATCCAAACAGCGAAGTTTTCATTGCGCATGTCGGCGGTGCCATGGCGCGGGTTGCCGAAGACGCCACGGCCTATCCTCAACGATCCGCGCATTTTATCATGAACGTTCATACCCGATGGGCGGATGAGTCTGGTGATGCCACCTGTATTGGATGGGCGCGGAAATTATTCGACGACACGGCGCAATATTCGACCGGAAGTGTCTATGTGAACTTCATGCCCGATGATGAGGTGGGGCGTGTATCGGGGGCTTACGGCAGCAACATGGAGCGATTGGGCCATGTGAAGGCCAAGTATGACCCAAAAAACCTGTTCCGCCTCAATCACAATATCAAACCCACTTCAGTATCCCGCGCGGCTGAATGA
- a CDS encoding ChrR family anti-sigma-E factor, producing the protein MTSIHHHTPDALLNAYASGNLPHPFAVVVAAHVSLCLECRAALEAHQTVGGALLETTDVADVSSSLKADIMAQLDAPAPVEPTYTRSGVYPGPVMAALKGKPPRWKSLGLGVRQCILSADKEGSTRLLYIPSGRAVPDHSHSGMELTLVLQGSFSDETGQFGVGDLEIADSDLEHTPIAGAGAPCICLAATDAPLRFTSFVPRLLQPLFRI; encoded by the coding sequence ATGACCTCAATCCACCATCATACCCCCGACGCCCTGCTGAACGCTTACGCATCCGGCAACTTGCCACATCCGTTTGCAGTGGTCGTAGCGGCGCATGTGTCGCTATGTCTTGAGTGTCGCGCGGCGCTTGAGGCGCATCAGACTGTTGGCGGAGCGCTTCTCGAAACCACCGACGTTGCCGATGTGTCGAGCAGCCTAAAAGCGGATATCATGGCGCAGCTTGACGCGCCTGCTCCCGTGGAACCTACCTACACGCGTAGTGGCGTTTATCCGGGGCCTGTGATGGCCGCGCTCAAAGGCAAACCGCCACGCTGGAAATCCTTGGGGCTTGGGGTGCGGCAATGCATCTTGTCTGCGGATAAAGAAGGCTCAACGCGGCTCCTTTATATCCCTTCAGGGCGGGCCGTTCCCGATCACAGCCATAGCGGCATGGAGCTGACATTGGTTTTGCAGGGGAGCTTTAGCGACGAGACGGGGCAGTTTGGTGTGGGCGATCTTGAAATTGCTGACAGCGATCTTGAGCACACGCCCATCGCTGGGGCTGGTGCGCCCTGTATCTGTCTTGCAGCCACGGACGCACCCTTGCGGTTCACGTCGTTTGTGCCACGCTTGCTCCAGCCGCTTTTCCGCATTTAG
- a CDS encoding NAD(P)/FAD-dependent oxidoreductase has protein sequence MSFDAPKIRPLRIAIIGGGISGLAAAYLSSPHHAVTLFEAAPKLGGHARTVMAGKNGDQPVDTGFIVFNYANYPHLTRMFQDLDVPVIKSDMSFGASINGGNIEYGLRDLRALVAQKQNLLRPGFARMVRDILRFNAKAEALAKDDSTTIGDLMDGLNLGPWFQNFYLMPLCGAIWSTSPSDIRGFPARTLVQFFRNHALLSTSGQHQWWTVDGGSIEYVRRLEHHLRGRGVAIRTKTPVQSVRREGGQVIINSAAGPHAPFDQVIFACHSDQTLRLLEQPTPQERAALSAIQFQDNEMILHRDTAQMPTRKAAWSSWVYKADTTQPEPRIGVTYWMNRLQNIPESDTLFVSLNPIDPVPDHLIYDQKTFRHPVFDGPALVAQRQLNAIQGDNNTWFAGAYKRHGFHEDGFASAARIARKMVGQYA, from the coding sequence ATGTCATTTGATGCCCCAAAAATCCGTCCCCTTCGCATTGCCATTATTGGCGGTGGCATATCGGGACTCGCGGCCGCCTATTTGTCCTCGCCGCATCATGCGGTCACCCTGTTTGAGGCTGCCCCTAAGTTGGGCGGCCATGCGCGCACCGTGATGGCGGGCAAAAATGGCGATCAGCCTGTGGACACGGGATTCATTGTGTTCAACTACGCCAACTACCCCCATCTGACGCGGATGTTTCAGGACTTGGACGTGCCCGTCATCAAAAGCGACATGAGTTTTGGCGCGTCGATCAATGGTGGAAACATCGAATACGGGTTGCGAGATCTACGGGCCCTCGTAGCCCAGAAGCAAAACCTGCTGCGTCCTGGATTTGCCCGTATGGTACGGGATATTTTGCGATTTAACGCCAAGGCCGAGGCGCTGGCAAAGGACGACAGCACCACAATTGGCGACTTGATGGATGGGCTTAACCTTGGGCCATGGTTTCAAAACTTCTATCTGATGCCGCTCTGTGGCGCGATCTGGTCGACCTCGCCCTCCGATATTCGCGGTTTTCCCGCGCGCACTTTGGTACAGTTTTTTCGCAACCACGCGCTTTTGAGTACCTCGGGCCAACACCAATGGTGGACGGTGGACGGCGGCAGTATCGAGTATGTCCGCCGTCTTGAGCATCACTTGCGTGGTCGCGGGGTTGCCATACGTACAAAAACGCCTGTGCAAAGCGTGCGCCGTGAGGGGGGGCAGGTTATTATCAACAGCGCCGCAGGACCACATGCGCCGTTTGATCAGGTCATATTTGCCTGTCATTCCGACCAAACCCTGCGCCTGCTTGAACAGCCAACACCCCAAGAACGCGCAGCGCTTTCTGCGATCCAGTTTCAGGACAATGAAATGATCCTGCACCGCGACACCGCGCAAATGCCCACCCGCAAAGCCGCATGGTCGAGTTGGGTTTACAAGGCTGACACAACACAACCCGAGCCCCGCATTGGCGTCACCTATTGGATGAACCGCCTGCAGAATATCCCCGAAAGTGACACGCTGTTTGTCTCGCTAAACCCGATTGATCCCGTGCCTGACCACTTGATCTATGATCAAAAAACCTTTCGTCATCCGGTGTTTGACGGACCCGCCTTGGTGGCACAACGCCAACTCAACGCGATTCAGGGCGACAATAACACGTGGTTCGCGGGTGCCTATAAGCGCCACGGGTTCCACGAGGATGGTTTCGCCAGTGCAGCCCGTATTGCGCGCAAAATGGTTGGGCAATACGCATGA
- a CDS encoding SDR family NAD(P)-dependent oxidoreductase: MPKPETIWIIGASDGIGAALAREWARRGARLILSARSEDKLQELAASLGSNHVIVPLDVGDRASLEKAAKEIAAFTPLDRVIHLAALYDPGKISDLSPERAAQIVTVNLTGSFHIAQISPRLLRAGGQLALCGSVAGYIGLPQGQIYSATKAGVINLAESLRAELAGSFDVRLISPGFVETRLTQRNTFTMPAIVTPEIAACAIIDGLNTGRFEIHFPRRFTYVLKLLSALPYWAALPLIRRLTQ; this comes from the coding sequence ATGCCTAAGCCCGAAACGATTTGGATTATTGGAGCGAGCGACGGTATTGGCGCGGCCTTGGCCCGTGAATGGGCGCGGCGCGGCGCAAGGTTGATCCTTTCGGCGCGATCTGAGGACAAGTTGCAGGAGTTGGCCGCAAGCCTTGGGTCAAACCACGTGATCGTGCCGCTGGACGTCGGGGATCGGGCGAGCTTGGAGAAAGCGGCCAAGGAGATCGCCGCGTTTACGCCCCTGGACCGCGTGATCCATTTGGCTGCTCTATATGATCCAGGGAAGATTTCTGACCTCTCGCCTGAGCGCGCGGCGCAAATCGTTACCGTCAATCTGACGGGGAGTTTTCATATTGCACAAATCTCGCCAAGACTTTTGCGCGCAGGGGGGCAACTAGCGCTTTGCGGATCTGTCGCGGGCTATATCGGTTTGCCACAGGGTCAGATATATTCTGCAACAAAAGCGGGCGTGATCAATCTGGCGGAATCCTTGCGGGCGGAACTTGCGGGAAGTTTTGACGTGCGCCTCATCAGCCCCGGTTTTGTCGAAACGCGCCTCACCCAGCGCAACACGTTCACCATGCCTGCCATCGTGACACCAGAAATCGCGGCCTGTGCGATCATTGACGGGCTCAACACAGGCCGCTTTGAAATCCACTTTCCGCGCCGTTTTACCTATGTCCTGAAACTGCTGAGCGCCCTTCCCTATTGGGCTGCTTTGCCCCTGATCCGACGGTTGACCCAATGA
- a CDS encoding pyridoxal phosphate-dependent decarboxylase family protein — protein MTTDTPEESLDPANWADMHKTASRMIDDAVAHVEGVRERPVWQQMPQSVREGFLTPAPMKSTPLDAVYDEVLSTVFPYAMGNIHPRFWGWYMGSSNFTGALADFLAAIEGSNLGGGDTAAAQVDRQVVNWLKELMDFPASASGTLTSGGSMANMVCLTVARNKMAGVDVREEGITALPKPLRFYTSDQVHSASQKALEALGLGRRALRVIPSDANFRMSIPALEQAIQEDRAAGCEPACVIATAGTTNTGAIDDMQAIAALCKRQGIWFHVDGCIGALIKIAPVNRTMVEGIEDADSLALDPHKWLHTPFEAGCALVKDAQLHFDTFELHGEYLEEKPRGIASGGFLADYCFELSRGFKALKIWMSLKEHGVEKFGCLIDQNIAQAAYLTDLIHTDPHLELMAPTSINIVCFRYRNAEAPDEDLKALNTEIMLRLQESGLAVPSDTTVGGRHCLRVAINNHRTKRQDLDLLVREVVKLGQELEAAAP, from the coding sequence ATGACGACGGATACTCCAGAAGAAAGCCTCGATCCTGCGAATTGGGCGGATATGCATAAAACGGCGTCGCGGATGATTGACGACGCCGTTGCCCATGTTGAGGGGGTGCGGGAGCGTCCGGTTTGGCAACAAATGCCGCAATCCGTGCGCGAGGGTTTCCTCACGCCCGCGCCCATGAAATCCACGCCATTGGACGCGGTTTATGACGAGGTTCTGTCAACGGTTTTCCCCTACGCGATGGGGAATATTCACCCACGGTTTTGGGGCTGGTATATGGGATCGAGCAATTTTACGGGCGCGCTGGCTGATTTTCTCGCGGCCATTGAAGGATCCAATCTTGGTGGAGGGGATACAGCGGCAGCCCAAGTTGACCGGCAAGTCGTGAACTGGCTCAAGGAATTGATGGATTTTCCAGCGTCGGCGAGTGGGACATTGACCAGTGGCGGGTCGATGGCAAACATGGTGTGCCTGACGGTTGCGCGCAACAAAATGGCGGGCGTCGATGTGCGCGAGGAAGGGATCACAGCCCTGCCCAAACCGCTGCGATTTTACACCTCAGATCAGGTCCATAGCGCTAGCCAGAAGGCGTTGGAAGCCCTCGGCCTTGGTCGACGCGCCCTGCGGGTGATCCCTTCGGACGCCAACTTTCGGATGAGCATACCCGCGTTGGAACAGGCCATCCAAGAGGATCGTGCTGCGGGGTGCGAACCCGCCTGTGTGATTGCCACGGCGGGCACCACAAACACCGGTGCCATCGACGATATGCAGGCCATCGCAGCGCTGTGTAAGCGGCAAGGGATATGGTTCCACGTGGATGGTTGCATTGGCGCTTTGATCAAAATCGCCCCCGTTAATCGCACGATGGTGGAGGGGATTGAAGACGCGGATTCCTTAGCCCTTGATCCGCACAAATGGCTACATACGCCGTTTGAAGCGGGGTGTGCTTTGGTCAAAGACGCGCAGTTGCATTTCGATACGTTTGAGTTGCACGGCGAATATCTAGAGGAAAAACCGCGCGGTATCGCGTCGGGCGGATTCCTCGCGGATTATTGTTTCGAGTTGTCGCGCGGCTTTAAGGCGTTGAAAATATGGATGTCGCTAAAAGAACATGGGGTGGAGAAATTTGGCTGTCTAATTGATCAGAATATTGCGCAAGCCGCCTATTTGACGGACCTCATCCACACGGACCCGCATTTGGAACTCATGGCGCCGACGTCGATCAATATCGTCTGTTTTCGGTATCGTAATGCGGAGGCGCCCGATGAGGACCTCAAGGCGCTGAACACCGAAATCATGCTCCGCCTGCAAGAAAGCGGGCTGGCAGTACCGTCCGACACCACGGTGGGCGGACGGCATTGTTTGCGCGTGGCGATCAACAATCATCGCACCAAACGACAGGATCTTGATCTGTTGGTGCGAGAGGTCGTTAAGTTAGGACAGGAACTAGAGGCGGCTGCGCCTTAG
- a CDS encoding sigma-70 family RNA polymerase sigma factor produces MKLVTQTPVDVSEPVSEQTVWMIAIRDTRDRDAFARLFDHFAPRLKGFIVRSGTSSSMAEEIVQDVMLTVWRKADMFDPHRAQVSAWIYQIARNRQIDVIRKERRPLPEELGEDPGSEPDASQILAVDQETQRIRQALTKLKPDQRDIIQKAYMGELTHQEISAQTGLPLGTIKSRIRLGLERLRHELKELR; encoded by the coding sequence ATGAAACTGGTGACACAAACGCCTGTCGACGTCTCTGAGCCAGTCTCTGAGCAAACCGTGTGGATGATCGCGATCCGCGATACACGCGATCGCGACGCGTTTGCGCGGTTGTTTGACCATTTTGCGCCGCGTCTTAAAGGGTTCATCGTCCGGTCGGGAACCTCGTCGAGTATGGCGGAAGAGATCGTGCAGGACGTGATGTTGACGGTTTGGCGCAAGGCCGACATGTTCGACCCGCATCGCGCACAGGTGTCTGCGTGGATTTATCAGATTGCCCGCAATCGACAAATTGACGTGATCCGCAAAGAGCGGCGTCCGTTGCCCGAAGAACTCGGCGAAGATCCCGGATCAGAGCCAGACGCGAGCCAGATTTTGGCCGTCGATCAAGAAACCCAGCGTATCCGGCAAGCCCTTACGAAGCTCAAGCCCGATCAACGTGACATCATCCAAAAAGCCTATATGGGCGAGCTGACCCATCAGGAGATCAGCGCTCAAACCGGCCTGCCGCTTGGCACCATTAAGTCGCGTATCCGACTTGGTCTGGAACGCCTACGGCACGAATTGAAGGAACTACGTTAA